A window of the Lysinibacillus irui genome harbors these coding sequences:
- the hflC gene encoding protease modulator HflC yields MDQKNKDLDKFLNFLSGKSKKAAPSDGDSGDNVVKMSKKGPKNPKKYISLAITLTAVFALVIILLSNIYIVKESEYAVVRQFGEVVKFEREPGLNMKIPFIQSVTKLPKNQMTYEISEEEINTKDKKRIIIDNYAVWRITDPKLLISNAGTIEKVESRMEEFIYSVIRSELGRINYTEIINDEDSSRGSINDQVTQRVNELLSNDNYGIEVVDVRIRRIDLPTENEQSVFTNMISDRESIAQKYLSEGDAQKRRIEAQTDQQVQEMLAKASKEAALIQAEGEAEAAKIYNKSFSQDPDFYSLYRTLESYKKTVGEDTVIILPASSPYAKILSGYIK; encoded by the coding sequence ATGGACCAAAAAAATAAGGACCTTGACAAATTCCTCAATTTTTTATCAGGTAAAAGTAAAAAAGCTGCTCCATCAGATGGTGATTCTGGGGACAATGTAGTGAAAATGTCAAAAAAGGGCCCTAAGAATCCAAAGAAATATATCTCTCTAGCTATAACTTTAACTGCAGTGTTTGCTCTTGTAATTATTCTACTATCTAATATTTATATTGTGAAAGAATCAGAATATGCTGTTGTTCGACAATTTGGAGAGGTTGTAAAGTTTGAACGTGAACCAGGTTTAAATATGAAAATACCTTTTATCCAAAGTGTCACAAAGCTACCAAAAAACCAAATGACATATGAAATTTCAGAGGAAGAGATTAATACAAAGGATAAGAAGCGGATTATTATCGACAATTATGCGGTATGGCGTATTACGGATCCTAAGTTATTAATTTCAAATGCAGGTACAATTGAAAAAGTTGAATCTCGTATGGAAGAGTTTATATATTCTGTAATTCGCTCTGAACTTGGCCGAATTAACTACACTGAAATTATAAACGATGAAGATTCTTCGAGAGGTAGCATAAACGATCAAGTAACTCAACGTGTTAATGAACTTCTTTCCAACGATAACTATGGTATTGAAGTAGTAGATGTACGTATTCGTCGCATTGATTTACCTACTGAAAATGAGCAATCTGTTTTTACGAATATGATTTCAGATCGTGAATCAATTGCCCAAAAGTACTTGTCAGAGGGAGATGCACAGAAACGTCGTATTGAGGCCCAAACGGATCAACAAGTACAAGAAATGCTTGCTAAAGCAAGTAAAGAAGCTGCTTTAATTCAAGCAGAGGGTGAGGCAGAAGCCGCAAAAATTTACAATAAATCATTCTCCCAAGATCCTGATTTCTATTCTTTATATCGCACACTGGAATCCTATAAGAAAACAGTAGGAGAGGATACAGTTATCATTTTACCTGCCTCATCACCATATGCAAAAATATTATCTGGTTATATAAAATAA
- the hflK gene encoding FtsH protease activity modulator HflK, whose amino-acid sequence MSVKRTLMMVGLGIVGVIALISVFTSWYTVDESEQAVVITFGRADDTITNPGLHFKLPWPVQSVEILSKETFSLQFGYKQNKSGELEAYDAETKMITGDENIVLTDLVVQWKITEPNKFLFNSQDPERILHSATSSAIRSIIGSSSIDAALTEGKADIEANTRQLLVSLIEKYDIGISVLGVKLQDVELPNKDVRAAFTAVTDAREMKNTKINEAEKYENQRISEAEGERDAIMSKAKGTKTARIEQAQGDVAVFNKMYEQYKGNQQITRERLIIETLENVLPKAQIYIMNDDGSTMKYLPLQPLQPQQGQTEKKEGSGN is encoded by the coding sequence ATGAGTGTGAAAAGGACACTAATGATGGTTGGACTTGGAATAGTTGGAGTTATAGCTCTTATTTCAGTTTTTACATCATGGTACACTGTGGATGAATCAGAACAAGCCGTTGTCATTACATTTGGTCGTGCTGATGATACAATAACTAATCCAGGTCTCCATTTTAAATTGCCATGGCCAGTCCAATCTGTTGAAATTTTGTCGAAAGAAACATTTAGTTTACAGTTCGGTTATAAGCAAAATAAATCAGGTGAATTAGAGGCATACGATGCCGAAACGAAAATGATTACAGGGGATGAAAATATTGTATTAACAGACCTTGTTGTTCAATGGAAAATTACAGAGCCTAATAAGTTTTTATTTAATTCACAAGATCCAGAAAGAATATTACATAGCGCGACATCGAGTGCCATTCGTTCGATTATCGGAAGTTCTTCTATCGATGCAGCGTTAACAGAAGGTAAAGCTGACATCGAAGCAAATACTCGTCAATTATTAGTTTCACTTATTGAAAAATACGATATTGGGATAAGTGTTTTAGGTGTAAAATTGCAAGATGTAGAATTACCAAATAAAGATGTCCGTGCAGCATTTACTGCTGTAACAGATGCACGGGAAATGAAAAACACAAAAATAAATGAAGCTGAAAAATATGAAAACCAACGCATTAGTGAAGCTGAAGGTGAACGAGATGCTATTATGTCGAAAGCAAAAGGAACTAAAACAGCTCGTATCGAGCAAGCACAAGGGGATGTAGCAGTCTTTAATAAAATGTATGAGCAATATAAGGGCAATCAGCAAATTACACGAGAGCGATTAATTATAGAGACGCTTGAAAATGTTCTACCGAAAGCACAAATTTATATTATGAATGATGATGGTAGTACAATGAAGTATTTACCACTTCAGCCATTACAGCCTCAGCAGGGACAAACAGAGAAAAAAGAGGGGAGCGGTAATTAA
- a CDS encoding LrgB family protein — MNLFITIVSLLGTIAIFYISKMIYKKNKKEWLSPILITPLVIICILLLTGIPYKSYNTGATVLTNLLGPATVAFAIPIYKNVNLLKKHAFEIFISIAVGSAVAIVSSFIMAIMVGLNDELVHSLVPRSVTTPIAMDISNMIGGSPTLTAVFVMTTGILGSLLAPILIKICRFHRPSSKGLLLGMGAHGTGTSKAFEFGELEGTFASLAMIVAALISIVLSTTIFPVFEHLVINILLP; from the coding sequence ATGAATCTATTCATTACTATTGTCAGCTTACTAGGGACTATTGCTATTTTTTATATTAGTAAAATGATCTATAAAAAAAATAAAAAGGAATGGCTATCACCTATATTGATTACACCTTTAGTGATTATTTGTATTTTATTACTGACAGGTATACCTTATAAATCCTATAATACAGGAGCCACTGTTTTAACCAATTTATTAGGACCTGCAACCGTAGCGTTTGCAATCCCGATATATAAAAATGTTAATTTATTGAAAAAACATGCATTTGAAATTTTTATTAGTATTGCCGTTGGTTCTGCGGTTGCTATTGTATCCTCCTTTATCATGGCTATAATGGTAGGGTTAAATGATGAATTAGTGCATAGTTTAGTGCCTCGTTCTGTTACGACACCGATTGCAATGGACATTTCAAATATGATTGGTGGTTCTCCAACTCTAACAGCTGTTTTCGTTATGACAACGGGTATTTTAGGGAGCTTATTAGCACCTATCCTCATTAAAATATGTCGTTTTCATCGCCCCTCTTCTAAAGGCTTACTGCTTGGAATGGGAGCCCATGGCACTGGAACATCTAAAGCATTTGAATTTGGAGAGCTAGAAGGAACATTTGCCAGTCTAGCAATGATCGTTGCCGCATTAATTAGCATTGTCTTATCTACAACCATTTTCCCAGTTTTTGAACATCTAGTGATTAACATCCTGTTGCCTTAA
- a CDS encoding CidA/LrgA family holin-like protein: protein MMKIVKSIVQIGYLYILLFIGNTIARLLHLPIPGSIIGLVLLFLLLQFHIIKLEWIELGAAVLLSELLLFFIPSAIGVIDYQALFGMQGMKVVLVIVVSAIVVMFVTGYTAQWLEQRKKGNTI, encoded by the coding sequence ATCATGAAAATCGTCAAAAGTATCGTGCAGATCGGCTATCTTTATATCCTATTATTTATAGGAAATACTATTGCACGCCTACTTCATTTGCCGATTCCAGGAAGCATAATAGGACTTGTTCTATTATTTTTACTTTTACAGTTTCATATAATCAAGCTTGAATGGATTGAGTTAGGCGCAGCGGTATTACTAAGTGAACTATTATTATTCTTTATTCCATCTGCTATCGGAGTTATTGATTATCAAGCCTTATTCGGTATGCAAGGAATGAAGGTTGTGCTAGTTATTGTTGTAAGTGCAATTGTTGTGATGTTTGTAACAGGCTATACGGCACAATGGCTAGAGCAACGAAAGAAGGGTAATACAATATGA
- the pnpS gene encoding two-component system histidine kinase PnpS, with amino-acid sequence MKSMSKRLFLTFMLLLGTILAVLMIVIGQLFPVYIKQYHEQTNAQIQASMDQVIDERKIKLSKEDQEALYAVQSKGQEESVLTYVRTRLYIVLAILFTITLILIAIISRYMIRNFTAPIDNVTETALELAKGNYRARAQENEHERMIPLSHSINILARNLQDITTIREVEEERLKTLIENMGSSLMMIGREGNISIVNRVFLERFGMQLDEVQGKVFRTIGLPKSLEQFIDHVFLTEMPYRQQIKMEIQQELYNKEVYGAPVIGDHGRWLGVVIVMHDITELVRLEQIRKDFVANVSHELRTPITSIKGFSETLLDGAYKDEKMLISFLEIIYKESNRLQMLIQDLLELSKIEQHGFTVNIMPMGLQDVLIRGAELTAPRLDEKNMSFQVDIERDVQVMGDANRIIQIVTNLITNAITYSPENTTVSIRLKENETYGIIEIEDQGIGIEKHEIARVFERFYRVDRARSRNSGGTGLGLAIVKHLVEAHHGRIQVESEVGIGTKMIVMIPKN; translated from the coding sequence ATGAAATCAATGAGCAAACGCTTATTCTTGACATTCATGCTTTTACTTGGAACGATACTAGCTGTCCTAATGATTGTTATAGGTCAGCTTTTTCCTGTTTATATCAAGCAATACCATGAACAAACAAACGCACAAATACAAGCGTCCATGGATCAAGTAATAGATGAGCGCAAGATTAAATTATCCAAGGAAGATCAAGAAGCATTGTATGCCGTACAGAGCAAAGGTCAAGAGGAATCTGTGCTAACGTATGTGCGTACCAGACTCTATATAGTACTGGCTATTCTTTTTACGATCACTTTGATTTTAATTGCCATTATAAGTCGCTATATGATTCGTAATTTCACTGCACCGATTGATAACGTCACAGAGACGGCACTTGAGCTTGCAAAAGGGAATTATCGTGCACGTGCTCAAGAAAATGAACATGAACGTATGATACCACTTAGCCATTCTATAAACATTTTGGCACGTAATCTGCAGGATATTACGACAATACGAGAAGTGGAAGAAGAAAGATTGAAAACCTTAATTGAAAATATGGGAAGCTCTCTCATGATGATCGGGCGAGAGGGGAATATTTCTATAGTCAATCGGGTATTTCTAGAGCGCTTTGGTATGCAGCTTGATGAAGTACAGGGCAAAGTTTTTCGTACAATTGGCTTACCGAAATCATTGGAGCAATTTATTGATCATGTATTTTTAACTGAAATGCCTTATCGACAACAAATTAAAATGGAAATACAACAGGAGCTTTACAATAAAGAAGTATACGGGGCTCCTGTCATTGGCGACCATGGAAGATGGCTTGGTGTTGTAATTGTAATGCATGATATTACGGAACTTGTTCGATTAGAGCAAATTCGTAAAGACTTTGTTGCTAATGTCTCGCATGAATTACGTACACCTATTACTTCAATTAAGGGCTTTTCTGAAACATTACTGGATGGAGCCTATAAAGATGAAAAAATGCTGATTTCCTTCCTAGAGATCATTTATAAAGAAAGTAATCGACTTCAAATGCTTATTCAAGATTTATTAGAGCTTTCGAAGATTGAGCAACATGGCTTTACTGTCAATATTATGCCAATGGGCTTGCAGGATGTTTTAATCCGTGGAGCAGAGTTGACAGCACCACGCTTAGATGAGAAAAATATGAGTTTCCAAGTGGACATTGAAAGGGATGTCCAAGTGATGGGAGATGCCAATCGTATTATTCAAATTGTGACGAATTTAATTACTAATGCTATTACATATTCTCCTGAAAACACAACCGTTTCCATCCGTTTAAAGGAAAATGAAACATATGGCATTATAGAAATAGAGGACCAAGGAATTGGCATTGAAAAGCATGAAATCGCCCGCGTTTTTGAGCGGTTTTATCGTGTGGACCGTGCAAGAAGTCGAAATTCAGGTGGTACAGGCTTAGGGCTAGCAATTGTAAAGCATCTTGTAGAGGCCCATCATGGTCGTATTCAAGTGGAAAGTGAAGTCGGAATAGGAACGAAAATGATTGTCATGATTCCGAAAAATTAA
- a CDS encoding response regulator transcription factor, with product MTKTILVIEDEFSIATLLKYNLEQAGYAVETAADGQEGLEKAIDLQPNLILLDLMLPKLDGMEVCKQIRQQRMNTPIIMLTAKDDEFDKVLGLELGADDYMTKPFSPREVLARVKAVLRRFTQNVVADDKDEPQEKMYEFGQLRVFPERFEVFLQDEALEFTPKEFELLIYLLENKNRVLTRDQLLSAVWKYDFAGDTRIVDVHISHLRDKIEENSRKPMFIKTIRGLGYKFEEPKTT from the coding sequence ATGACAAAAACGATTTTAGTTATTGAAGATGAATTTTCGATTGCAACATTATTGAAATATAATTTAGAACAGGCAGGTTACGCTGTCGAAACGGCTGCTGATGGTCAAGAAGGACTTGAAAAAGCGATCGACTTACAGCCAAATTTAATTCTTTTAGATTTGATGCTTCCAAAGCTAGATGGTATGGAGGTATGTAAGCAAATCAGACAGCAACGTATGAATACGCCTATTATTATGTTAACTGCTAAAGATGACGAATTTGATAAAGTTCTTGGTCTTGAGCTAGGAGCAGATGATTATATGACCAAGCCTTTTAGTCCCCGTGAAGTATTGGCGCGTGTCAAGGCTGTATTAAGACGTTTCACACAAAACGTTGTGGCTGATGATAAGGATGAGCCACAAGAGAAAATGTATGAGTTTGGCCAATTACGTGTGTTTCCGGAGCGTTTTGAAGTCTTTTTGCAAGACGAGGCACTGGAATTTACGCCGAAAGAATTTGAGCTACTCATATACTTACTTGAAAATAAAAATCGTGTACTAACGCGTGATCAGCTGTTAAGTGCTGTATGGAAATACGATTTTGCTGGCGATACTCGAATAGTGGATGTACACATTAGCCACCTTCGCGATAAAATCGAGGAAAATAGCCGTAAGCCGATGTTCATTAAAACAATCAGGGGTCTAGGCTATAAATTTGAGGAGCCGAAAACGACATGA
- a CDS encoding MaoC/PaaZ C-terminal domain-containing protein, translating to MLQKNGKLGLSIDEITVGEKIHITEKIEDRDLLLYLGLTNDSNPLYIQHDYAAMTPFQKPIVPTIMLNGIITSAVSKYIPGPGARIIEQHLKYLGPLYHYELFDTLLEVTAVNKYDNTITVSVHSYNEQKQLVIEGMLLVTPPLAL from the coding sequence TTGCTTCAAAAAAATGGTAAACTTGGTCTTTCAATAGATGAAATAACAGTTGGCGAGAAAATCCATATAACTGAAAAAATTGAAGATAGGGATTTATTGCTGTATTTAGGGCTTACAAACGATAGTAACCCACTTTATATTCAACATGACTACGCGGCAATGACACCTTTTCAGAAGCCAATTGTGCCGACAATTATGTTAAATGGAATTATTACATCAGCTGTGTCAAAGTATATTCCTGGACCGGGTGCACGAATTATTGAGCAACATTTAAAATATTTAGGACCTCTCTATCATTATGAATTGTTTGATACGCTATTAGAGGTAACGGCAGTCAATAAATACGACAATACAATTACTGTGTCTGTACACTCATATAATGAGCAAAAGCAGCTTGTGATTGAAGGTATGTTGCTAGTGACTCCACCACTTGCATTATAG
- the mdh gene encoding malate dehydrogenase, protein MSLKRKKISVIGGGFTGATAAFLAAQKELGDVVLVDIPQAENPTKGKALDMWEAAPIQGFDSFVQGTSNYADTANSDVVIITAGVARKPGMSRDDLVQINQGVMKTVSKEIATHSPNATILVLTNPVDAMTYTVYKETGFPKNRVIGQSGVLDTARFCAFVAEELNISVKDITGFVLGGHGDTMVPLTRYSFAGGIPLETLISAERLEEIVDRTRNGGAEIVNLLGNGSAYYAPAAALIEMAEAIIKDQKRILPSIAYLEGEYGYHDLYLGVPTLLGANGIEKIFELQLTDKEKASLDQSADAVRQVMKILV, encoded by the coding sequence ATGTCTCTGAAACGTAAAAAAATCTCAGTAATTGGTGGCGGCTTTACAGGCGCTACTGCAGCATTTTTAGCAGCTCAGAAAGAACTTGGTGATGTTGTTTTAGTGGATATTCCACAAGCTGAAAACCCAACTAAGGGGAAGGCCTTAGATATGTGGGAAGCAGCGCCAATACAAGGTTTTGATTCTTTTGTACAAGGTACATCTAATTATGCAGATACGGCTAATTCTGATGTAGTCATCATTACTGCTGGTGTTGCACGTAAACCAGGCATGAGTCGTGATGATTTAGTCCAAATCAATCAAGGTGTCATGAAAACTGTTTCAAAAGAGATTGCAACGCATTCACCAAATGCCACAATTCTTGTACTGACAAATCCAGTTGATGCCATGACGTATACAGTATATAAAGAAACAGGCTTCCCTAAAAACCGTGTTATCGGTCAATCGGGTGTTCTTGATACGGCTCGTTTCTGTGCATTTGTGGCGGAAGAACTTAATATCTCCGTAAAGGACATTACAGGCTTTGTATTAGGTGGGCATGGTGACACAATGGTACCGTTAACTCGTTATTCATTTGCAGGTGGGATTCCATTAGAAACGTTAATCTCTGCAGAACGTTTAGAAGAGATTGTTGACCGTACGCGCAACGGTGGAGCTGAAATTGTCAACCTGCTTGGGAACGGCTCAGCGTATTATGCACCAGCTGCGGCTCTGATCGAAATGGCAGAAGCAATTATAAAAGATCAGAAACGTATTCTTCCTTCCATTGCTTATTTAGAAGGCGAGTATGGCTATCATGATTTATATTTAGGTGTTCCCACATTATTAGGGGCCAATGGCATTGAAAAAATCTTTGAGCTTCAGTTAACAGACAAAGAAAAGGCGTCTTTAGACCAATCGGCAGATGCCGTCCGTCAAGTGATGAAAATTTTAGTGTAA
- the icd gene encoding NADP-dependent isocitrate dehydrogenase encodes MSNKIVVENGVLNVPNNPVIPFIEGDGIGPDIWAAASRVIDAAVEKAYNGEKKIEWLEVLAGEKAFNQTGEWLPQETLDKINEYLIAIKGPLTTPIGGGIRSLNVALRQQLDLYVCLRPVRHFDGVPSPVKRPEDVDMVIFRENTEDIYAGIEFESGSEQAQKIINFLQTEFGVNKIRFPETSGIGVKPVSKEGTERLVRSAIEYAIKHKRPSVTLVHKGNIMKFTEGGFKKWGYELAEKEFADQTFTWNQYDAIKAEQGEEAANKAQADALAAGKILVKDSIADIFLQQILTRPTEFDVVATMNLNGDYISDALAAQVGGIGIAPGANINYVTGHAIFEATHGTAPKYAGLDKVNPSSVLLSGVLMLEHLGWQEAADMITKSVEQTISSKVVTYDFARLMDGATEVKCSEFANELIKNL; translated from the coding sequence ATGTCAAACAAAATTGTAGTTGAAAATGGCGTACTTAATGTACCAAATAATCCAGTAATTCCTTTCATCGAAGGTGATGGAATTGGTCCAGATATCTGGGCAGCAGCATCACGCGTAATCGACGCAGCAGTAGAAAAAGCTTATAACGGTGAAAAGAAAATCGAATGGTTAGAAGTTTTAGCTGGTGAAAAAGCATTTAACCAAACTGGTGAATGGTTACCACAAGAAACTTTAGACAAAATTAACGAATACTTAATTGCAATCAAAGGTCCTCTTACTACGCCAATCGGTGGTGGTATCCGCTCTCTTAACGTAGCATTACGTCAACAACTTGACCTATATGTATGCTTACGTCCAGTACGTCACTTTGATGGAGTGCCTTCTCCAGTTAAACGCCCAGAAGACGTTGATATGGTTATCTTCCGTGAAAACACAGAAGACATCTATGCTGGTATTGAATTCGAATCTGGTTCAGAACAAGCTCAAAAAATCATCAACTTCCTACAAACTGAATTTGGTGTAAACAAAATCCGCTTCCCAGAAACTTCTGGTATCGGTGTAAAACCTGTATCTAAAGAAGGTACTGAGCGTTTAGTACGTTCTGCTATCGAATATGCAATTAAACACAAACGCCCATCTGTTACTTTAGTTCATAAAGGTAACATCATGAAATTCACTGAAGGTGGATTCAAAAAATGGGGTTATGAATTAGCAGAAAAAGAATTTGCTGATCAAACTTTCACTTGGAACCAATACGATGCAATCAAAGCTGAACAAGGTGAAGAAGCAGCAAACAAAGCTCAAGCTGATGCACTTGCAGCAGGTAAAATCCTAGTTAAAGATTCTATCGCTGATATCTTCTTACAACAAATCTTAACTCGTCCAACTGAGTTCGATGTAGTTGCTACAATGAACTTAAATGGTGACTATATTTCTGATGCACTAGCTGCACAAGTTGGTGGTATTGGTATCGCTCCAGGTGCGAACATTAACTATGTAACTGGACATGCGATCTTCGAAGCTACTCACGGTACAGCACCAAAATATGCTGGCTTAGATAAAGTAAACCCATCTTCAGTATTACTTTCAGGTGTATTAATGCTTGAACACTTAGGATGGCAAGAAGCTGCTGACATGATCACTAAATCTGTTGAGCAAACAATTTCTTCTAAAGTTGTAACTTATGACTTCGCACGTTTAATGGACGGAGCAACAGAAGTGAAATGTTCAGAATTCGCGAATGAGTTAATCAAAAACCTATAA
- the citZ gene encoding citrate synthase: MSATKGLEGIVAAESKISSIIDDTLTYVGYNIDDLAENASFEEVIYLLWHTRLPKEDELAELKQQLADNMSIPQAIIDQFKTYPLSTVHPMAALRTAVSLLGVFDEEADVMDPEANYRKAIRLQAKIATVVTAFARVRKGLEPVAPKPELGYAANFLYMLKGEEPAAVEIEAFDKALVLHADHELNASTFTARVCVATLSDVYSGVTAAIGALKGPLHGGANEQVMKMLSEIGSLENVESYIQNKLDNKEKIMGFGHRVYRKGDPRAPHLRVMSQKLTELTGKPELYEMSVKIHDMIVEQKKLPANVDFFSASVYDSLGIDHDLFTPIFAVSRTSGWVAHILEQYANNRLIRPRAEYVGPGMQKYVPISER, from the coding sequence ATGTCAGCAACTAAAGGTTTAGAAGGTATCGTAGCAGCGGAATCTAAAATCAGTTCAATTATCGATGACACACTTACATATGTTGGTTACAACATTGATGATTTAGCAGAAAATGCGTCATTCGAAGAGGTAATTTACTTGTTATGGCATACTCGTTTACCAAAAGAGGACGAGCTAGCTGAATTAAAACAACAATTGGCAGACAACATGTCAATTCCGCAAGCGATTATCGATCAATTCAAAACATACCCACTTTCAACTGTACATCCAATGGCTGCACTACGTACTGCAGTATCTCTACTTGGTGTATTCGATGAAGAAGCGGATGTTATGGATCCAGAAGCAAACTACCGCAAAGCAATTCGTCTTCAAGCTAAAATTGCTACAGTAGTAACTGCATTTGCACGTGTTCGTAAAGGCTTAGAGCCAGTTGCACCGAAACCTGAACTAGGATATGCTGCAAACTTCTTATACATGCTTAAAGGTGAAGAGCCAGCAGCAGTTGAAATTGAAGCATTTGATAAAGCATTAGTATTACATGCTGACCATGAGTTAAATGCATCTACATTTACAGCACGTGTATGTGTAGCTACATTATCAGATGTTTATTCTGGTGTAACTGCGGCAATCGGCGCATTAAAAGGACCACTTCATGGTGGAGCAAATGAGCAAGTTATGAAGATGTTATCTGAAATCGGCTCACTTGAAAATGTTGAATCTTATATTCAAAATAAATTAGACAACAAAGAAAAAATCATGGGCTTCGGTCACCGCGTTTATCGCAAAGGCGACCCTCGTGCACCACATTTACGTGTAATGTCTCAAAAATTAACTGAACTAACTGGTAAACCAGAGCTTTATGAAATGTCAGTTAAAATCCATGACATGATCGTGGAACAAAAGAAATTACCTGCTAACGTAGATTTCTTCTCTGCGTCAGTGTATGATTCTTTAGGTATTGATCATGACCTGTTCACACCAATTTTCGCAGTATCACGTACTTCAGGTTGGGTGGCACACATCCTTGAGCAATATGCAAATAACCGCCTAATCCGTCCACGTGCTGAGTATGTTGGACCAGGCATGCAAAAATATGTTCCAATCAGCGAGCGCTAA
- a CDS encoding AI-2E family transporter, producing MRNLKYFSYERTTSILLFIFYLVILWFVLPVSLAIFLSFSTYPIIKFLHKYCKVAYWMAAIIVEVLILTCIFLLVVISINSIIVIFPEIRETLLNFPLFSEYESMFVQVLKEKSLSIFDSIIVYTADLFQLLMKHVIEVFIFLVAYYFALLETRKSRYWFFRYVPKKYRQEWQSHFAKMMQLFHYFLFVEFQLFTITLFILCAGFMILQFEQAIIKAFIVAFADVLPFFGIGVFLVPMSIYFYFNGNTFLCVAILLLYLFVQLTRQLADSMLWSNTLQLRTFHTFFISAASILLFGFYGILLSPIFLFLAVKLKENSIFER from the coding sequence ATGAGGAATTTAAAGTATTTTTCATACGAAAGAACTACAAGTATTTTGCTTTTTATTTTTTATTTAGTGATACTTTGGTTTGTGTTACCTGTTTCTCTTGCTATTTTTTTATCATTTTCGACGTATCCTATTATAAAATTTCTGCATAAATATTGTAAGGTTGCCTATTGGATGGCAGCAATTATTGTGGAAGTATTAATATTAACTTGTATTTTTCTACTTGTCGTCATATCCATCAACAGTATTATTGTAATATTTCCTGAAATTAGAGAAACATTACTTAATTTCCCGCTTTTTAGTGAATATGAATCCATGTTTGTACAAGTTTTAAAGGAAAAATCACTGTCGATTTTTGATTCGATCATCGTCTACACAGCAGATCTTTTCCAATTATTGATGAAGCACGTCATTGAGGTATTTATCTTTTTAGTTGCTTATTATTTCGCTTTACTAGAAACACGTAAATCACGGTACTGGTTTTTCCGATATGTGCCCAAAAAATATCGTCAAGAATGGCAATCTCACTTCGCAAAAATGATGCAACTTTTTCATTACTTCTTATTTGTGGAGTTTCAATTATTCACAATTACTTTATTTATTCTTTGTGCTGGATTTATGATCCTTCAGTTTGAACAAGCCATCATTAAAGCTTTCATTGTAGCATTTGCAGATGTACTACCATTTTTCGGAATTGGTGTTTTCCTTGTACCAATGAGTATTTATTTTTATTTCAACGGCAATACATTTTTATGTGTAGCCATTTTACTATTATATTTATTTGTACAATTAACAAGGCAGCTAGCCGATTCAATGCTTTGGTCCAATACACTTCAACTACGTACGTTCCATACATTTTTCATCAGTGCTGCCTCTATTCTATTGTTTGGCTTTTATGGAATATTGCTTAGTCCTATCTTTTTATTCTTAGCCGTAAAGCTAAAGGAAAACTCTATCTTTGAACGATAA
- a CDS encoding FxsA family protein: protein MRKIFLGVVVYALAELALLIVIGQNIGVFSTLMLIVATSVIGIYVMKNKGMNSIQNVKNTMARGEAPGAALVDTLLTFGGGLFLALPGFLTDLVGLLLLMPFSRKMFQPIVYYWMRKKMKKGQFIIVQR, encoded by the coding sequence ATGCGAAAAATTTTTCTTGGTGTCGTTGTCTACGCATTAGCCGAATTGGCGTTATTAATAGTCATTGGACAAAATATTGGTGTATTTAGTACATTGATGCTGATTGTTGCAACAAGCGTTATTGGAATATATGTAATGAAAAATAAAGGTATGAATTCTATTCAAAATGTAAAAAATACAATGGCCAGAGGAGAGGCACCAGGAGCTGCTTTGGTTGACACACTATTAACATTTGGTGGTGGTTTGTTCTTAGCGCTACCAGGGTTTTTAACAGATCTTGTTGGCTTACTACTTCTCATGCCTTTTTCACGAAAAATGTTCCAACCAATTGTCTATTACTGGATGCGTAAAAAAATGAAAAAAGGTCAATTTATTATCGTTCAAAGATAG